From Vigna unguiculata cultivar IT97K-499-35 chromosome 5, ASM411807v1, whole genome shotgun sequence, the proteins below share one genomic window:
- the LOC114185126 gene encoding protein transport protein Sec61 subunit alpha-like produces MGGGFRVLHLVRPFLSFLPEVQTADRKVPFREKVIYTVISLFIFLVCSQLPLYGIHSTTGADPFYWMRVILASNRGTVMELGITPIVTSGLVMQLLAGSKIIEVDNNVREDRALLNGAQKLLGILIAVGEAVAYVLSGMYGSVGQLGVGNAILIIIQLCFAGIIVICLDELLQKGYGLGSGISLFIATNICENIIWKAFSPTTINSGRGAEFEGAVIALFHLLITRTDKVRALREAFYRQNLPNVTNLLATVLIFLIVIYFQGFRVVLPVRSKNARGQQGSYPIKLFYTSNMPIILQSALVSNLYFISQLLHRKYSGNFFVDLLGKWKESEYGGGQSVPVGGIAYYITAPSSLADMAANPFHALFYLVFMLSACALFSKTWIEVSGSSARDVAKQLKEQQMVMPGHRESNLQKELNRYIPTAAAFGGMCIGALTVLADFMGAIGSGTGILLAVTIIYQYFETFEKERASELGFFGF; encoded by the exons ATGGGAGGTGGATTTAGGGTGCTTCACTTAGTTAGGCCGTTTCTATCGTTTCTCCCCGAGGTTCAAACTGCTGATAGGAAAGTGCCATTTAGAGAAAAGGTCATATATACTGTGATCTCTCTCTTCATTTTCCTGGTTTGTAGTCAGCTTCCTCTATATGGGATTCACTCAACAACAGGTGCGGATCCATTCTATTGGATGCGTGTTATTCTCGCTTCAAACCGTGGAACTGTCATGGAGCTTGGAATCACTCCCATTGTAACTTCTGGGCTGGTGATGCAACTTCTGGCTGGGTCGAAGATTATTGAAGTGGATAACAATGTACGGGAGGATCGAGCACTATT AAACGGAGCGCAGAAGCTTCTTGGTATTTTGATAGCTGTTGGTGAGGCTGTTGCCTATGTTCTTTCAGGGATGTATGGTAGTGTGGGACAACTTGGAGTAGGCAATGCCATCCTCATCATCATCCAACTCTGTTTTGCGGGTATAATTGTGATTTGTCTAGACGAGCTTCTCCAAAAAGGATATGGTCTGGGGTCTGGAATTTCCCTATTCATAGCAACTAATATCTG TGAAAATATTATATGGAAGGCATTTAGCCCCACCACCATTAATAGTGGACGTGGAGCTGAATTTGAAGGTGCTGTTATTGCTCTGTTCCATTTGTTGATAACAAGAACAGACAAGGTCCGGGCTCTCCGCGAGGCTTTTTACCGGCAGAATCTTCCAAATGTGACAAATTTGCTTGCTACAGTCTTGATCTTCCTAATTGTAATATACTTCCAAGGTTTCCGTGTAGTCTTGCCTGTAAGGTCCAAGAATGCTCGTGGACAGCAGGGTTCATACCCAATCAAACTGTTTTATACCTCCAACATGCCCATCATTCTTCAGTCTGCTCTCGTTTCCAATCTCTACTTCATCTCCCAG CTGCTCCATCGTAAGTACAGTGGAAACTTCTTTGTAGATCTATTGGGAAAATGGAAGGAATCTGAGTATGGAGGTGGTCAGTCTGTACCTGTTGGGGGTATTGCGTACTATATCACCGCACCATCCAG CTTAGCTGATATGGCGGCCAATCCCTTCCATGCCCTGTTCTATCTTGTGTTTATGCTTTCAGCCTGCGCCTTATTCTCCAAAACATGGATTGAAGTCTCTGGTTCATCTGCTAGAGATGTTGCCAAGCAGCTGAAG GAACAACAAATGGTAATGCCTGGACACCGTGAGTCAAACTTGCAGAAAGAACTGAATCGATACATTCCCACTGCTGCAGCATTTGGAGGCATGTGTATCGGTGCCTTGACAGTGTTGGCAGATTTTATGGGCGCCATTGGTTCAGGAACTGGAATATTGCTTGCAGTAACGATCATCTATCAGTACTTTGAGACATTTGAGAAGGAGAGAGCAAGTGAGCTTGGATTCTTTGGTTTCTAA